The Vulpes vulpes isolate BD-2025 chromosome 10, VulVul3, whole genome shotgun sequence genome has a window encoding:
- the TMEM69 gene encoding transmembrane protein 69 → MLHFIQKFPQASSKMLKYPFPVRLGVSRIQTLSLKTCHQQNFFPLFPRPWFFSSFPVYMRKTQYYHTSPCSFKKKKQEVLPAKPPITITYLLDSPKPALYITLAGLIPFVVPPVVMVMTKTYIPLLAFTQMAYGASFLSFLGGIRWGFALPEGSAAKPDFLNLANSTAPVVFSWFAFLISERLSEAIVTVIIGLGIALHIELFLLPHYPNWFKALKIVVTLVALFSFIITLLVKEIYPEKGPKRPGQIE, encoded by the exons ATGCTTCATTTCATCCAGAAGTTTCCTCAAGCATCTTCAAAG ATGCTGAAGTACCCTTTCCCAGTACGACTAGGAGTCAGCAGAATTCAAACACTTTCTCTCAAGACATGTCACCAGCAGaactttttccctttgtttccaaGGCCTTGGTTTTTCTCATCATTTCCAGTGTATATGAGGAAGACACAGTACTATCATACTTCCCCATGCAGCTTTaagaagaagaagcaagaagTACTTCCAGCCAAGCCACCAATCACCATCACTTACCTGCTTGACAGCCCAAAGCCAGCATTATACATAACTCTGGCAGGACTAATCCCCTTTGTTGTTCCACCAGTGGTCATGGTGATGACAAAGACCTATATCCCCTTATTAGCTTTCACTCAGATGGCTTATGGAGCCAGTTTCCTATCTTTCTTGGGAGGGATCAGATGGGGTTTTGCTCTGCCAGAAGGTAGTGCAGCCAAACCAGACTTCCTCAATTTAGCTAATAGTACAGCTCCTGTTGTGTtctcatggtttgccttcctTATTTCTGAAAGACTCAGTGAAGCTATAGTCACAGTAATAATAGGTTTGGGGATAGCATTACACATTGAACTTTTTCTCTTGCCACATTATCCCAATTGGTTCAAGGCCCTTAAGATAGTAGTCACTTTAGTGGccttgttttcatttataatcaCTTTACTAGTTAAAGAAATTTATCCAGAGAAAGGACCCAAGAGACCTGgtcaaatagaataa